In Pan paniscus chromosome 13, NHGRI_mPanPan1-v2.0_pri, whole genome shotgun sequence, one DNA window encodes the following:
- the LOC117979275 gene encoding UDP-glucuronosyltransferase 1A5-like has product MARGLQVPLPRLATGVLLLLSVQPWAESGKVLVVPTDGSHWLSMREALRELHARGHQAVVLTPEVNMHIKEENFFTLTTYAISWTQDEFDRLLLGHTQSFFETEHLLKRYSRSVAIMNNVSLVLHRSCVELLHNEALIRHLNATSFDVVLTDPFHLCGAVVAKYLSIPAVFFLRNIPCDLDFKGTQCPNPYSYIPKYLTTNSDHMTFLQRVKNMLYPLALSYLCHALSAPYASLASELFQREVSVVDLVSHASVWLFRRDFVMDYPRPIMPNMVFIGGINCANRKPLSQVCIGAFIQSMFQAKHFLKNVFT; this is encoded by the coding sequence ATGGCCAGAGGACTCCAGGTTCCCCTGCCGCGGCTGGCCACAGGAGTGCTGCTCCTCCTCAGTGTCCAGCCCTGGGCTGAGAGTGGGAAGGTGCTGGTGGTGCCCACTGATGGCAGCCACTGGCTCAGCATGCGGGAGGCCTTGCGGGAGCTCCATGCCAGAGGCCACCAGGCGGTGGTCCTCACCCCGGAGGTGAATATGCACATCAAAGAAGAGAACTTTTTCACCCTGACAACCTATGCCATTTCGTGGACCCAGGACGAATTTGATCGCCTTTTGCTGGGCCACACTCAATCGTTCTTTGAAACAGAACATCTTCTGAAGAGATATTCTAGAAGTGTGGCAATTATGAACAATGTATCTTTGGTCCTTCATAGGTCTTGTGTGGAGCTACTGCATAATGAGGCCCTGATCAGGCACCTGAATGCTACTTCCTTTGATGTGGTTCTAACAGACCCCTTTCACCTCTGCGGGGCGGTGGTGGCTAAGTACCTGTCAATTCCTGCTGTGTTTTTTTTGAGGAACATTCCATGTGATTTAGACTTTAAGGGCACACAGTGTCCAAATCCTTACTCCTATATACCTAAGTATCTAACGACCAATTCAGACCACATGACATTCCTGCAAAGGGTCAAGAACATGCTCTACCCTCTGGCCCTGTCCTACCTTTGCCATGCTCTTTCTGCTCCTTATGCAAGCCTTGCCTCTGAGCTTTTTCAGAGAGAGGTGTCAGTGGTGGATCTTGTCAGCCATGCATCTGTGTGGCTGTTCCGACGGGACTTCGTGATGGACTACCCCAGGCCAATCATGCCCAACATGGTCTTCATTGGGGGCATCAACTGTGCCAACAGGAAGCCACTATCTCAGGTCTGTATTGGTGCCTTCATCCAATCAATGTTCCAggcaaaacactttttaaaaaatgtgtttacttAA